The following proteins are co-located in the Malus sylvestris chromosome 13, drMalSylv7.2, whole genome shotgun sequence genome:
- the LOC126595884 gene encoding mitochondrial outer membrane protein porin of 36 kDa-like, translated as MVKGPGLYLDIGKKARDLLYKDYQSDHKFTVTTYTSTGVAISSTGIRKGDLYLGDVSTQLKNKNITTDVKVDTNSNVITTITVDEPSPGLKAIFSFIAPDQRSGKVELQYQHEYAGISTSIGLTANPIVNFSGVVGNNLLSLGTDLSFDTASGNFTKVNAGLNFTHSDLIASLLLNDKADTITASYYHTVSPLTNTAVGAELSHSFSSNENSLTIGTAHALDPLTTVKARVNNYGRASALIQHEWRPKSFFTISGEVDTRAIEKSAKVGLALALKP; from the exons ATGGTGAAGGGCCCAGGACTCTACCTCGATATCGGCAAGAAAGCCAGAG ATCTTCTTTACAAGGATTACCAGAGCGACCACAAGTTCACCGTCACCACTTACACTTCCACCGGAGTT GCAATCAGTTCGACCGGAATCAGGAAGGGTGATCTGTATTTGGGGGATGTCAGTACTCAGCTGAAGAACAAGAACATCACAACTGATGTGAAAGTTGACACCAACTCTAAC GTTATCACGACCATTACTGTTGATGAACCTTCACCTGGTCTCAAGGCAATCTTTAGCTTTATTGCACCTGACCAGAGATCTGGCAAG GTGGAACTCCAATATCAGCATGAGTATGCTGGGATAAGTACCAGCATTGGTTTGACTGCCAATCCGATTGTGAACTTTTCTGGGGTTGTGGGGAACAATCTTCTCTCTCTGGGAACCGATCTTTCTTTCGACACTGCCTCTGGGAACTTTACCAAAGTGAATGCAGGGTTGAATTTCACCCATTCTGACCTCATTGCTTCCCTGTTACT GAACGATAAAGCTGATACTATTACTGCTTCCTACTACCACACTGTAAGCCCACTCACCAACACTGCTGTTGGTGCGGAGCTGTCCCATAGCTTTTCAAGCAATGAAAACAGCCTCACAATCGGCACAGCGCATGCACTTGACCCTCTAACCACAGTGAAGGCTCGGGTGAATAACTACGGCAGGGCAAGCGCTCTCATCCAGCACGAGTGGCGTCCCAAGTCATTCTTCACCATCTCAGGAGAGGTCGATACCAGGGCAATAGAGAAGAGCGCAAAGGTCGGTCTAGCCTTGGCACTCAAGCCCTAG
- the LOC126595885 gene encoding hypersensitive-induced response protein 2-like — MGQVLGCVQVDQSTVAIRETFGKFDDVLEPGCHCLPWCLGSQIAGHLSLRVQQLDVRCETKTKDNVFVTVVASVQYRALAEKASDAFYKLSNTRGQIQSYVFDVIRASVPKLDLDSTFEQKNDIAKAVEDELAKAMSHYGFEIVQTLIVDIEPDEHVKRAMNEINAAARMRLAATEKAEAEKILQIKRAEGEAESKYLSGLGIARQRQAIVDGLRDSVLAFSENVPGTSSKDVMDMVLVTQYFDTLKDIGASSKSNSVFIPHGPGAVKDISSQIRDGLLQGSRV; from the exons ATGGGACAAGTTCTTGGTTGTGTTCAAGTGGACCAGTCTACTGTTGCTATCAGGGAAACTTTTGGGAAGTTCGATGATGTGCTTGAACCTGGTTGTCACTGTTTGCCATGGTGTTTGGGTAGCCAGATAGCTGGTCATCTCTCTTTACGTGTGCAGCAATTGGATGTTCGTTGTGAAACAAAGACGAAG GATAATGTTTTTGTTACTGTGGTTGCCTCTGTTCAATACCGAGCTTTGGCTGAGAAGGCTTCTGATGCTTTTTACAAGCTCAGCAATACCAGAGGGCAGATCCAGTCTTATGTCTTTGACG ttatCAGGGCAAGCGTTCCAAAGTTGGACCTAGATTCGACCTTTGAGCAGAAGAATGATATAGCCAAAGCTGTGGAAGATGAACTTGCAAAG GCCATGTCGCATTATGGGTTTGAGATAGTTCAAACACTAATTGTGGATATCGAACCAGATGAGCATGTGAAGAGAGCAATGAATGAGATAAATGCAG CTGCTAGGATGAGGCTGGCTGCAACCGAGAAAGCTGAAGCAGAGAAGATACTACAGATTAAGCGAGCTGAGGGAGAGGCGGAGTCCAAGTACCTGTCGGGGCTCGGCATAGCAAGGCAGCGCCAGGCCATTGTGGACGGGCTGAGAGACAGTGTGCTGGCCTTCTCTGAGAACGTACCCGGGACATCATCCAAGGATGTCATGGACATGGTTCTGGTGACCCAGTACTTCGACACATTGAAGGACATCGGTGCGTCCTCAAAGTCCAACTCGGTTTTCATCCCGCACGGACCCGGTGCTGTGAAAGATATCTCTTCACAGATAAGAGACGGCCTCCTTCAAGGAAGTCGGGTGTAA